The genomic region AAATTTTCATCAAGAATGAATTATTAGTTTTAAAACAATTTACAATTGAATTTATTCTGGATTACTTGAAAAGGTTACTAGTAAAAATTTAAGAAGAAAAGGTAAGAAACGAAAATCTCAAGAAAATCGGGGTAAATTTAATGGTAAATCCATTAAAGAACGAAATGTTAATAATCGCATAACTCTTGGCCATTGAGAAGGTGATACTGTAGTATCATCACGAGGTAAAAGTAAATCATGTTTAATAACTTTAGTTGAAAGAACATCAAGATTTACTTTAGCAATATTAGTTGAAAATAGAACTACTAAAGTTATTAACAAAAATATTAGTCATTATTTATCAATTCTTCCAAATAATCTTGTTAAGACTATAACATTTGATAGGGGTAAAGAATTTGCTAATTGACAACAACTTGAAAAAAATTTAAATGTGAAAATTTATTTTGCTGATGCATATTCACCTTGACAAAGAGGTACTAATGAAAATACTAATGGTTTAATTAGAGAAAAATTTCCTAAAAAATTTAATTTTTCAAACACTACTAAAAATGCAGTTCATAAATTTATATTGTCTTTAAACCAAAGACCAAGAAAAATACTAAATTATCTTTCGCCAATCGAATATTTGGTTAGAAA from Spiroplasma endosymbiont of Lonchoptera lutea harbors:
- a CDS encoding IS30 family transposase; translated protein: MGYKHLGIDKRIYIENQLKFKVKISEIAKNLNRSISTINREVNRNKDNNHYFSLIAQNKAENRKQLHVYFHKFKNRELVKYVQQKLLLGWSPEQIYGRIKNFHQEWIISFKTIYNWIYSGLLEKVTSKNLRRKGKKRKSQENRGKFNGKSIKERNVNNRITLGHWEGDTVVSSRGKSKSCLITLVERTSRFTLAILVENRTTKVINKNISHYLSILPNNLVKTITFDRGKEFANWQQLEKNLNVKIYFADAYSPWQRGTNENTNGLIREKFPKKFNFSNTTKNAVHKFILSLNQRPRKILNYLSPIEYLVRKII